The following proteins come from a genomic window of Micromonospora echinofusca:
- a CDS encoding bifunctional 3'-5' exonuclease/DNA polymerase — MVSDERGGGALQPLDAAGLPAGPVRPVTDLAAAVAAFEAAERPRWVWACGATLYPALLRAGVRVERCHDVELTEALLLGHAGRWGEPRSFAAAWARLTGAPVPADPPPRPAAPPGHGQGALFDALPGPPGPGVEALTRVYADQLARIAATEHPGRFRLLVAAESAGALVAAEMGAAGLPWRVDVHDEVLAELLGEPSPVGGPPRRLAELAARIADAFGVRQLHADSPAELLRAFARAGVELPNTRAWVLRGVDHPAVPLVLEYKELYRIWTAHGWAWRDAWVRDGRFQPEYVPGGVVSGRWATRGGGALQIPKVIRRAVVADAGWRFVVADAGQLEPRVLAAVSGDARLAAAGGAGDLYAALAQDAFDGDRPRAKVALLGAMYGQTGGAAVPALAVLRRSYPTAFGYVEAAARTGEAGGLVRSWLGRTCPPGTAGFGDPDADLPVGGDDPQSPRARAARSRGRFTRNFVIQATAAEWASTLLATLRGQLAGTGAELVFFQHDEVVVHCPAERAAAVADAVARCGEQATALLFGDTPVRFPLDLSVVNCYADAA; from the coding sequence ATGGTCTCGGACGAGCGGGGCGGGGGAGCGCTGCAACCCCTCGACGCCGCCGGGCTGCCCGCCGGTCCGGTGCGGCCGGTCACCGACCTGGCCGCCGCCGTCGCCGCGTTCGAGGCGGCGGAACGGCCGCGCTGGGTGTGGGCCTGCGGCGCGACGCTCTATCCGGCCCTGCTGCGCGCCGGGGTGCGGGTCGAGCGCTGCCACGACGTCGAGCTGACCGAGGCCCTGCTGCTCGGGCACGCCGGCCGCTGGGGCGAGCCCCGCTCGTTCGCGGCGGCCTGGGCCCGGCTGACCGGCGCGCCGGTGCCGGCCGACCCGCCGCCGCGGCCGGCCGCGCCGCCCGGGCACGGCCAGGGCGCGCTCTTCGACGCCCTGCCCGGCCCGCCGGGCCCCGGCGTCGAGGCCCTGACCCGGGTGTACGCCGACCAGCTCGCCCGGATCGCCGCGACCGAGCACCCCGGCCGGTTCCGCCTGCTGGTCGCCGCGGAGTCGGCCGGCGCGCTCGTCGCGGCGGAGATGGGGGCGGCCGGGCTGCCCTGGCGGGTCGACGTGCACGACGAGGTCCTCGCCGAGCTGCTCGGCGAGCCGTCGCCGGTGGGCGGCCCGCCGCGCCGGCTGGCCGAGCTGGCCGCGCGGATCGCCGACGCGTTCGGCGTACGCCAGCTGCACGCCGACTCCCCGGCGGAGCTGTTGCGGGCGTTCGCCCGGGCCGGCGTGGAGCTGCCCAACACCCGGGCCTGGGTGCTGCGTGGGGTGGACCACCCGGCGGTGCCGCTGGTCCTGGAATACAAGGAGCTCTACCGGATCTGGACGGCGCACGGCTGGGCGTGGCGCGACGCCTGGGTGCGCGACGGCCGGTTCCAGCCGGAGTACGTCCCGGGCGGGGTCGTCTCCGGTCGCTGGGCGACCCGGGGCGGCGGCGCGTTGCAGATCCCCAAGGTGATCCGGCGGGCGGTGGTCGCCGATGCGGGCTGGCGGTTCGTGGTCGCCGACGCCGGCCAGCTGGAGCCGAGGGTGCTCGCCGCAGTCTCGGGCGACGCCCGGCTCGCCGCCGCCGGTGGCGCCGGCGACCTCTACGCCGCCCTCGCCCAGGACGCCTTCGACGGCGACCGCCCACGGGCCAAGGTGGCGCTGCTGGGCGCCATGTACGGGCAGACCGGCGGTGCCGCGGTGCCGGCGTTGGCGGTGCTGCGGCGCAGCTATCCGACGGCCTTCGGCTACGTGGAGGCGGCCGCCCGCACCGGGGAGGCCGGCGGCCTGGTGCGTTCCTGGCTCGGGCGCACCTGCCCGCCCGGCACGGCCGGTTTCGGCGATCCCGACGCCGACCTGCCCGTCGGCGGCGACGACCCGCAGTCGCCGCGGGCCCGGGCGGCCCGCTCCCGGGGGCGGTTCACCCGCAACTTCGTCATCCAGGCCACCGCCGCCGAGTGGGCCTCGACCCTGCTGGCGACGTTGCGCGGTCAGCTCGCCGGCACCGGTGCCGAGCTGGTCTTCTTCCAGCACGACGAGGTGGTCGTGCACTGCCCGGCGGAGCGGGCCGCCGCGGTCGCCGACGCCGTCGCCCGGTGCGGGGAGCAGGCCACGGCGCTGCTCTTCGGCGACACCCCGGTCCGCTTTCCGCTGGACCTGTCCGTCGTCAACTGCTACGCCGACGCGGCCTGA
- a CDS encoding NAD(P)H-binding protein gives MLLVTGASGHLGSLIHAGLVERGLAPLAGTRTPGRFGDAGRGVDFDDPAGPDLAGVRVLVLVSAGYGEDDVVLARHDRAIAAAERHGVRHVVYTSLIGAGDHLAFALAHRWTERRLRESRLGWTILRNGLYAELFGQLAAPVGGAVTAPFGAGALAAVARQDLADAAVRVAADPAAHHGRTYELTGSVALTAAGLAAELGVPYRPESLGVRRAALSGAGLLPFQPAMLMSIYSATAGGFLGRTHGDLARLLARPPRDPMPVAVAAAGQVPPR, from the coding sequence ATGCTGCTGGTCACCGGCGCCTCCGGGCACCTGGGCTCCCTCATCCACGCCGGGCTGGTCGAGCGGGGGCTCGCCCCGCTCGCCGGCACCCGTACGCCCGGCCGCTTCGGCGACGCCGGGCGCGGCGTGGACTTCGACGACCCGGCGGGGCCGGACCTGGCGGGCGTACGCGTGCTGGTGCTCGTCTCCGCCGGCTACGGCGAGGACGACGTCGTCCTCGCCCGCCACGACCGGGCTATCGCGGCCGCCGAGCGGCACGGGGTGCGGCACGTGGTCTACACGAGCCTGATCGGCGCCGGCGACCACCTGGCCTTCGCGCTCGCGCACCGGTGGACCGAGCGTCGGCTCAGGGAGAGTCGCCTGGGCTGGACGATCCTGCGCAACGGGCTCTACGCCGAACTGTTCGGGCAGTTGGCCGCCCCGGTCGGCGGCGCGGTCACGGCCCCGTTCGGCGCGGGAGCGCTGGCGGCGGTGGCCCGGCAGGACCTGGCCGACGCCGCCGTACGGGTGGCCGCCGACCCCGCCGCGCACCACGGCCGCACGTACGAGTTGACCGGGTCGGTCGCGCTCACCGCTGCGGGCCTCGCCGCCGAACTGGGGGTGCCCTACCGCCCGGAGTCGCTGGGCGTCCGGCGCGCCGCGCTGTCGGGCGCGGGCCTGTTGCCCTTCCAGCCGGCCATGCTCATGTCGATCTACTCCGCCACGGCGGGCGGCTTCCTCGGGCGGACCCACGGCGACCTGGCACGCCTGCTGGCACGCCCACCCCGTGACCCGATGCCGGTGGCGGTCGCCGCCGCCGGTCAGGTTCCGCCCCGGTAA
- a CDS encoding nucleotidyltransferase family protein, whose translation MIIAAGGGRRIGGPEALLHQGEKPLVNQMIDTMTEAGCERIVVVLGAAADQVRETADLSRTTVVINRAWGTGVGSSIRAGLAALDDDGIEAVVVVPVDMPGLTAAAVRRVVALPYPDVLVCATYDGLRGYPMLFGRRHWSGIATLASADVGARPYLLAHKDQIVDISCDSVADGSRVDTPELMALYGLTVPPQRVGV comes from the coding sequence ATGATCATCGCCGCGGGTGGGGGGCGCCGCATCGGCGGCCCGGAGGCCCTGCTGCACCAGGGAGAGAAGCCCCTGGTGAACCAGATGATCGACACGATGACCGAGGCGGGCTGCGAGCGGATCGTGGTCGTGCTCGGCGCCGCCGCCGACCAGGTCCGCGAGACGGCGGACCTGAGCCGGACCACGGTGGTGATCAACAGGGCGTGGGGGACCGGCGTCGGCTCGTCCATCCGGGCCGGCCTGGCCGCGCTCGACGACGACGGCATCGAGGCGGTCGTGGTGGTGCCGGTCGACATGCCCGGCCTGACCGCCGCCGCCGTGCGCCGGGTGGTCGCGCTGCCGTACCCCGACGTGCTGGTCTGCGCGACCTACGACGGGCTGCGCGGCTACCCGATGCTGTTCGGACGCCGGCACTGGTCCGGCATCGCCACCCTGGCCAGCGCGGACGTCGGCGCCCGGCCCTACCTGCTGGCGCACAAGGACCAGATCGTCGACATCTCCTGCGACTCGGTGGCCGACGGCAGCCGGGTCGACACCCCGGAGCTGATGGCGCTCTACGGGCTGACCGTCCCGCCCCAGCGCGTCGGCGTCTGA
- a CDS encoding winged helix-turn-helix transcriptional regulator, producing the protein MSAGHTAVTDALAPCGLPEHPDCGIRDVLDRIGDKWSVLAIVELSSGVRRFRELQRAIHGISQRMLTLTLRRLERDGLVLRTAYPTVPVTVTYELTERGRSLTHLVRQLADWSLAHKDAIAQSRHAWDAANPGSGVS; encoded by the coding sequence ATGTCGGCAGGGCACACGGCGGTAACCGACGCGCTGGCGCCCTGCGGCCTGCCCGAGCACCCCGACTGCGGGATCCGCGACGTGCTCGACCGCATCGGCGACAAGTGGTCGGTGCTCGCGATCGTCGAGCTCTCCTCCGGCGTCCGCCGGTTCCGGGAGCTGCAACGGGCCATCCACGGCATCTCGCAGCGGATGCTGACCCTGACCCTGCGCCGGCTGGAACGCGACGGGCTGGTGCTGCGCACCGCGTACCCGACCGTCCCGGTGACCGTGACCTACGAGCTGACCGAACGCGGGCGGAGCCTCACGCACCTGGTCAGGCAGTTGGCGGACTGGTCGCTGGCACACAAGGACGCCATCGCGCAGTCGCGGCACGCGTGGGACGCCGCCAACCCCGGCTCCGGCGTCTCCTGA